From one Mesotoga sp. Brook.08.105.5.1 genomic stretch:
- a CDS encoding ATP-binding protein, giving the protein MFIGRKTEIRILEREYERDGSSFVILYGRRSIGKTTLIKQFMQGKDSLYFLSTEEEEGQNLQYFQSLSFDKTGLEILSSGNKLEWQSIFDLLTKGQGKTIIAIDEYPYLVMSSPGFSTKLQRIWDEMLKNRNVMLILCGSLIGMMYSETLDYSSPLYGRRTAQINLKQIPYSDFADFFPEKSDEDLLTIYAVTGGVPRYIELFQPGKDFIENITDNVLKKGSYLYEEPIFLLNRQFRETRTYFSILKTIAEGSHKSSEISSRLNMKQPSIGYYMNGLMDMDLVEREVPVTEKNPEKSKKGLYRIKDNFSQFWFRFVYPFRSYLEMENTTPAIEKIRTSFIDSHLSFVYERVCQEALKEMTGAGFFGNRISRIGRWWNLKEEIDIVGVDRDNVPVIFGECKYRQEPMGIDTLRELQRKASTITETTDRIFVLFSRKGFSKELQNYSQRNKNVFLFDFFKRII; this is encoded by the coding sequence GTGTTCATCGGCAGGAAAACGGAGATCCGAATTCTTGAGAGAGAGTATGAAAGAGATGGCAGCTCCTTTGTGATCCTGTACGGAAGGAGAAGTATAGGAAAGACAACCCTTATAAAGCAATTCATGCAGGGAAAAGACTCTCTCTATTTTCTTTCTACCGAGGAAGAAGAGGGGCAGAATCTCCAATACTTTCAATCGCTTTCCTTTGACAAGACAGGCCTGGAGATACTGAGTTCAGGAAACAAATTGGAATGGCAAAGCATATTCGACCTGCTCACGAAAGGGCAGGGGAAAACGATAATCGCAATCGACGAATATCCTTACCTTGTAATGTCGAGCCCGGGCTTTTCCACGAAACTCCAGCGAATCTGGGACGAAATGCTCAAGAATAGAAACGTTATGCTGATTCTCTGTGGCTCGCTGATAGGAATGATGTACTCCGAAACGCTGGATTATTCTAGCCCTCTCTACGGGCGCAGGACGGCCCAGATTAATCTCAAACAGATTCCCTATTCGGACTTTGCTGATTTCTTCCCGGAGAAGAGCGATGAGGATCTTCTCACCATCTATGCGGTTACGGGCGGCGTGCCTCGATACATAGAGCTCTTTCAACCCGGGAAAGACTTCATTGAAAATATCACCGACAATGTTCTGAAAAAGGGAAGCTATCTCTATGAAGAACCGATCTTCCTATTAAACAGGCAGTTCAGAGAGACTAGAACCTATTTCTCCATACTGAAGACGATCGCCGAAGGGAGCCACAAATCCTCTGAAATCTCCTCACGTCTAAATATGAAGCAGCCATCTATTGGTTACTACATGAACGGGTTGATGGATATGGACCTCGTTGAAAGAGAGGTGCCGGTGACCGAGAAGAACCCTGAAAAGAGCAAGAAAGGGCTTTACAGGATAAAGGACAACTTCAGCCAGTTTTGGTTCAGGTTTGTGTATCCCTTCAGGAGTTACCTAGAAATGGAGAACACGACCCCTGCAATCGAGAAGATCCGCACGAGCTTCATCGATAGCCACTTGAGTTTCGTTTATGAGAGAGTCTGCCAGGAAGCTCTGAAAGAGATGACAGGCGCAGGCTTCTTTGGAAACCGGATTTCAAGAATCGGACGATGGTGGAATTTGAAGGAAGAGATCGATATTGTTGGCGTAGACAGGGATAACGTCCCGGTTATCTTCGGGGAATGCAAATACCGCCAAGAGCCAATGGGTATAGATACTCTGAGAGAACTCCAGCGGAAGGCCTCGACAATTACAGAGACTACCGACAGGATTTTCGTGCTTTTCTCCAGAAAGGGTTTCAGCAAGGAATTGCAGAACTACTCGCAAAGAAACAAGAACGTATTTCTCTTCGATTTTTTCAAGAGAATCATATAA
- a CDS encoding EAL domain-containing protein: MPVKILVVDDSAADRLMIEKMLSEYDLLTASDGVEAMQRIDEHEEIQLIILDLNMPRMNGFEVLAALKADDRYKRVRTIILTNYEELEDESKGLELGAVDYIRKPISMNALKVRVNIHLELLRSRQLEEQKQVELKSVFNTIFSRAPIGISISYASGPQDKNVDPETQINSAFEQITGRTKEELIELGWASITHPDDLEKDLENYRKLKSGEIQSYTMEKRFVRPDGSSVWVEMTVASFHLPGESESGHIALLKDISSRKEFENTLRYSSEHDSWTGLYNRNYLKTLLEGDDENRLRVKRALVSVDLSTVQSLTSTYGFQYTQDFIKKIADMLRQFCTDRRLLFNTYENQFVFYLKGYKDKNELTKFSIEVAKQLEPVLLMERIKGGIGVIEIGEGDEKDVDLLLRRLLVTSEKAFNIYDRNIGICFYNEEIEKQMVREQQITLELAKISTDEKDFGLFVQFQPILDLKSNKISSFEALARLSIEGLGPVPPLEFIPIAEKTNLVVPIGRKIILQALGFLNKLKRSGYGSIGVSINVSAIQLLRDGFTDSLLEMIEQTQVLPKNVGLEITESVFASNHEKINRILGKLSDIGIHTAIDDFGIGYSSFARERDLNVNCLKIDKSFIERLQYLESDDAITSDIISMAHKLGHCTIAEGVEHERQKEYLEKWGCDRIQGHLISKPLDEEDAIKFLEKYNHQ, translated from the coding sequence ATGCCTGTGAAAATCTTGGTTGTCGATGACTCGGCGGCTGATCGCCTTATGATTGAGAAGATGTTGAGCGAGTACGATCTCCTGACAGCTAGTGATGGCGTGGAAGCAATGCAGAGAATAGATGAGCACGAAGAGATTCAGCTGATCATACTCGACCTTAATATGCCCAGAATGAATGGATTCGAGGTTCTAGCGGCGCTGAAGGCGGATGATCGCTATAAGAGAGTACGAACAATAATACTGACAAACTATGAAGAACTGGAAGACGAAAGCAAAGGTCTGGAACTTGGTGCTGTGGACTACATAAGGAAGCCTATTAGTATGAATGCTTTGAAGGTTCGAGTCAATATCCATCTTGAATTGCTCAGAAGTCGGCAGCTGGAAGAACAGAAGCAAGTCGAGCTAAAGTCAGTGTTCAACACAATCTTTAGCCGGGCACCGATTGGAATTTCGATTTCCTACGCTAGCGGTCCCCAAGATAAGAATGTGGATCCAGAAACACAGATCAACTCAGCATTCGAGCAAATTACCGGTAGAACGAAAGAGGAGTTGATTGAGCTTGGCTGGGCAAGTATTACTCATCCAGACGATCTGGAGAAGGATCTAGAGAATTATAGAAAGCTGAAATCAGGTGAAATCCAGAGCTATACAATGGAGAAGAGGTTTGTCAGGCCAGATGGTTCTTCTGTATGGGTTGAAATGACAGTGGCGTCCTTCCATCTGCCGGGCGAGAGTGAAAGCGGCCATATTGCCCTTCTTAAGGATATATCCAGCCGTAAGGAGTTCGAGAATACACTCAGATATAGCTCTGAACACGATAGCTGGACTGGCCTATATAACCGCAACTACCTGAAAACTCTTCTGGAAGGAGATGATGAGAACAGACTGCGGGTGAAAAGAGCCTTAGTGAGCGTGGATTTAAGTACAGTGCAGTCACTGACATCTACTTATGGATTTCAATACACTCAGGACTTTATAAAGAAGATTGCAGATATGCTGAGGCAGTTCTGCACAGATAGGCGCCTGCTTTTCAACACATACGAGAATCAATTCGTATTCTACTTGAAGGGCTATAAAGACAAGAACGAACTGACGAAATTTTCCATAGAAGTTGCAAAGCAACTGGAGCCTGTCCTTCTGATGGAAAGGATTAAAGGTGGTATTGGAGTAATTGAAATCGGTGAAGGCGATGAGAAGGATGTCGATCTCCTACTGAGAAGGCTTCTAGTCACATCTGAGAAGGCTTTCAACATATATGATAGAAACATTGGAATCTGTTTCTATAACGAAGAAATTGAGAAACAAATGGTTCGAGAACAGCAGATAACCTTAGAACTGGCGAAAATCTCGACAGACGAGAAGGATTTTGGGCTCTTCGTGCAATTCCAGCCGATTCTTGATCTGAAGTCTAATAAGATAAGCAGTTTTGAAGCTCTGGCGAGATTGAGTATTGAAGGACTTGGCCCGGTGCCGCCTCTGGAATTCATCCCGATAGCCGAGAAAACAAATCTTGTCGTTCCGATCGGCAGGAAGATTATTCTCCAGGCACTCGGTTTCTTGAATAAGCTGAAGAGAAGTGGTTATGGATCGATCGGGGTTTCAATCAATGTCTCAGCCATCCAGTTATTGAGGGACGGTTTCACAGATAGCCTTCTTGAGATGATAGAGCAAACTCAGGTCCTTCCTAAAAATGTTGGACTCGAGATCACCGAGTCGGTATTTGCCTCGAATCACGAAAAAATAAACCGTATTCTTGGCAAACTGAGTGATATAGGGATTCATACAGCCATAGACGACTTCGGGATCGGATACTCCTCTTTTGCACGGGAAAGAGATCTAAACGTGAACTGTCTCAAGATAGACAAATCCTTCATAGAAAGGCTGCAGTATCTCGAGAGCGATGATGCCATCACCAGTGACATCATTTCGATGGCACATAAGCTAGGTCATTGTACTATAGCTGAAGGGGTAGAACACGAAAGGCAGAAAGAGTATCTGGAGAAATGGGGTTGCGATAGAATACAGGGACATTTGATCAGCAAACCACTGGACGAAGAAGATGCAATTAAATTCCTGGAGAAATACAATCACCAATAA